The following are from one region of the Moritella sp. 24 genome:
- a CDS encoding dihydrolipoyl dehydrogenase — MNMINVDVAVIGGGTAGLGAYRAAKAHTDSVVIIEGGPYGTTCARVGCMPSKLLIAAAESVHQIEKAPGFGIHPQGETLINGVEVMARIKRERDRFVGFVVEGVDEIPAQDKISGYATFLNNTTLLVDDHTQINAKRIVIATGSRPAYPAVWNELGDRLVINDDVFEWDDLPKSIAVFGPGVIGLELGQSLKRLGVEVIMFGLGGQVGPLTDPTVMAYANKSFNEEFYLNADVQVESMKRQGDHVEIKYVDDNQALQTINVEYVLAATGRRPNVDKIGLQNTTLELDERGVPTADYYTLQTSVENIFISGDASNQIPLLHEAADQARIAGDNAGRFPQIRAGLRRSVISAVFTDPQIAMVGETYKQIIERLGNCGCFETGSVSFENQGRSRVMLRNKGLLHVYAEHGTGRFLGAEMIGPDAEHLAHLLAWAHQQKMTVSEMLDMPFYHPVIEEGVRTALRDLNAKLHLGPDMIKHCMDCGPGC, encoded by the coding sequence ATGAATATGATAAATGTAGATGTAGCAGTAATTGGTGGTGGTACAGCAGGCTTAGGCGCATACCGTGCAGCAAAAGCACATACCGACAGTGTAGTCATTATTGAAGGCGGCCCTTATGGGACAACGTGTGCTCGTGTCGGCTGTATGCCATCTAAGTTACTTATTGCAGCAGCAGAAAGTGTCCACCAAATTGAAAAAGCACCCGGCTTTGGTATTCATCCACAAGGTGAAACATTGATAAACGGTGTTGAAGTCATGGCGCGTATTAAACGTGAACGCGATCGCTTCGTGGGTTTTGTTGTCGAAGGTGTCGATGAGATTCCAGCACAAGATAAAATTTCTGGTTACGCGACATTCTTAAATAATACGACATTGTTAGTTGATGACCATACACAAATTAATGCTAAACGTATCGTTATTGCAACGGGTTCACGCCCTGCTTACCCTGCGGTATGGAACGAGTTAGGTGATCGTCTCGTGATCAACGATGATGTATTTGAATGGGATGATTTACCAAAATCAATCGCAGTGTTTGGTCCCGGTGTGATCGGTCTTGAACTAGGACAATCATTAAAACGCTTAGGTGTTGAAGTCATCATGTTTGGGTTGGGTGGCCAAGTTGGTCCATTAACAGACCCTACAGTGATGGCGTATGCGAACAAATCATTCAACGAAGAGTTCTATCTAAACGCAGACGTCCAAGTTGAAAGCATGAAACGTCAGGGCGACCATGTTGAAATAAAATATGTAGATGATAACCAAGCATTACAAACCATCAATGTTGAGTATGTGCTCGCAGCCACTGGCCGTCGTCCGAATGTCGATAAAATTGGGTTACAAAATACCACACTAGAATTAGATGAACGTGGTGTACCAACAGCAGATTATTACACATTACAAACATCGGTCGAGAATATCTTTATTTCCGGTGATGCAAGTAATCAGATCCCGTTATTACACGAAGCTGCCGATCAAGCTCGTATTGCAGGTGACAATGCCGGACGTTTCCCACAAATTAGAGCAGGTCTACGCCGCAGCGTTATCTCAGCTGTCTTTACAGACCCACAAATTGCGATGGTTGGTGAAACGTACAAACAGATCATTGAACGTTTAGGTAACTGTGGTTGCTTTGAAACAGGATCTGTATCGTTTGAGAACCAAGGTCGCTCACGTGTGATGTTGCGTAATAAGGGGCTATTACATGTTTATGCTGAACACGGGACAGGCCGATTCTTAGGCGCTGAAATGATTGGTCCCGATGCAGAACATCTTGCGCATTTATTAGCGTGGGCACATCAGCAAAAAATGACTGTATCAGAAATGTTAGACATGCCATTTTACCACCCTGTTATTGAAGAAGGTGTGAGGACAGCACTACGAGACCTAAATGCGAAACTACACTTAGGTCCTGATATGATTAAACATTGTATGGATTGTGGCCCAGGCTGCTAA
- a CDS encoding methyl-accepting chemotaxis protein, with translation MNFSDVSFKHKIFMLLALPMLGFLWLSVASLTQSIKTSNEMSTLTELTELSVQYSELVHELQKERGMTAGFIGSNGEKFASKLRQQRADTDAKKAKMMQFWQQASFSDNNIKQLEASIEQSLNMLTGIRNKVNAQNIQLAAALKYYTQLNAKLLSVSEVITDISTDAKITNETIAYYNFLQGKERAGIERAVLSNAFSKDQFAAGQFVKFIGLVVEQDTYFDNFTSFASEANRNFFTQQLNTAAVREVMKLRHAAETQSSDFDIDAEYWFGQATQRISQLKKIQDTLEASLLTLAKANRDSAMNTLIMNVVFSVLIIVIAGVISFVTVRDLMSRVKELMDVMTEVRDNNDLTVQTNLAGDSELGQIATALNLTLSQFAGAMDNISTSSITLASAAEETAQTCDYSSQSLSEQQDGISLIATAIEELSATVKEVALNTQLTADSAKSVDAQAVNGFEIVQQSSLSIEDLAREIDGLAQRINNLHASSNNITNMVDVIKSVADQTNLLALNAAIEAARAGEQGRGFAVVADEVRTLAKRTQESTAEIESFISALQADANAAFNVIEVSQTKASEAVNNSQQVAQTLQDITGAVNEIFSMTEQVATAIEEQSVVTQDVAQNVVTIKQKSMESATGATQIAMTAKEQAQLATSLQDVAKVFKI, from the coding sequence ATGAATTTTTCAGATGTTTCGTTTAAACATAAAATTTTTATGTTGTTAGCTTTACCCATGTTGGGGTTTTTATGGTTGAGTGTCGCCTCTCTTACTCAAAGTATTAAAACCAGTAATGAGATGTCTACTTTGACGGAGTTAACGGAACTGTCTGTTCAGTACAGTGAATTAGTGCATGAATTACAAAAAGAACGAGGTATGACGGCTGGATTTATTGGTTCGAATGGCGAAAAGTTTGCAAGTAAATTACGTCAGCAACGTGCAGACACAGATGCTAAAAAAGCGAAGATGATGCAGTTTTGGCAGCAGGCCTCGTTTAGCGATAATAATATTAAACAATTAGAAGCCAGTATTGAACAAAGCCTAAATATGCTGACGGGTATTCGTAATAAAGTGAATGCACAAAATATTCAGTTAGCGGCGGCACTAAAATACTATACTCAATTGAATGCCAAACTATTAAGTGTATCTGAAGTCATTACTGATATTAGTACAGATGCAAAAATAACAAATGAAACGATCGCATATTATAATTTCTTACAAGGTAAGGAACGTGCGGGGATTGAGCGTGCGGTATTAAGTAATGCATTTTCAAAAGACCAGTTTGCAGCGGGGCAATTTGTTAAATTTATCGGGCTGGTGGTTGAACAAGATACTTACTTTGACAACTTTACGTCTTTTGCGAGTGAAGCTAATCGCAACTTTTTCACTCAACAGTTAAATACAGCTGCTGTTAGAGAAGTAATGAAATTAAGACATGCCGCTGAAACGCAGTCGAGCGATTTTGATATTGATGCGGAATATTGGTTTGGCCAAGCGACACAACGCATTAGTCAGTTAAAAAAGATCCAAGACACTCTTGAAGCATCATTATTAACGCTTGCTAAAGCAAACCGTGATAGCGCGATGAACACGCTGATAATGAATGTTGTGTTTAGCGTATTGATTATTGTTATTGCTGGTGTGATTAGCTTTGTGACTGTTCGCGATTTAATGTCACGAGTGAAAGAGCTTATGGATGTGATGACCGAAGTACGTGACAACAATGATCTGACGGTACAAACCAACTTGGCAGGTGACAGCGAACTTGGACAAATCGCCACTGCGCTAAATCTGACTTTGTCACAGTTTGCAGGTGCGATGGACAATATTTCTACGTCAAGTATTACGCTAGCATCGGCAGCAGAAGAAACTGCACAAACGTGTGATTACAGTTCTCAATCATTGTCTGAGCAACAGGACGGTATCAGTCTTATTGCCACTGCGATTGAAGAGCTATCGGCAACCGTGAAAGAAGTCGCGCTGAATACCCAATTAACCGCAGATTCAGCAAAAAGTGTGGATGCACAGGCGGTAAATGGTTTTGAAATAGTGCAACAGTCATCATTATCTATTGAAGATTTAGCCCGTGAAATTGATGGTTTAGCACAACGTATTAATAATTTACACGCGAGTAGCAATAATATTACTAACATGGTCGATGTGATTAAATCGGTTGCAGACCAAACCAATTTATTGGCATTAAATGCTGCAATTGAAGCGGCTCGCGCTGGTGAGCAAGGTCGTGGTTTTGCTGTTGTTGCCGACGAAGTTCGTACATTAGCAAAACGAACGCAAGAATCGACTGCAGAAATTGAGAGCTTCATTAGTGCATTACAAGCAGATGCGAATGCAGCGTTTAATGTTATTGAAGTCAGTCAAACAAAAGCATCAGAAGCGGTGAATAACTCGCAACAGGTTGCACAAACATTACAAGATATTACAGGGGCGGTTAACGAGATATTCTCAATGACCGAACAAGTTGCGACTGCAATTGAAGAGCAATCGGTCGTAACTCAAGATGTAGCTCAGAACGTTGTCACGATAAAACAAAAGTCGATGGAGTCTGCAACGGGGGCAACTCAAATTGCAATGACAGCAAAAGAGCAGGCGCAATTGGCAACATCGCTGCAAGATGTCGCTAAAGTATTTAAAATATAA
- a CDS encoding magnesium transporter: MSVMNYRADIVSENTDLAEALALKNIFLVQDIESQAQQLIQISIPDAIMLLHDFPLRHVQSLLDLLDEMGEEVRVRHLASGLGLLCSEVEPAGHYLKNGVLNHVRERVGWIVGLALLGIVSGLIISHYEDTLSQLVLLAIYMPVIAAAGGNTGSQAATLVVRALAMEEIRGRDWFAVLWKEFRISLVVASILAVVIIGRVMFFSDSSALPEGILLEDIALAIGISILLQVVLSTTVGGLLPLVARICKLDPAVLVSPVLASLVDITGMIIYFKTVNSILGFT; the protein is encoded by the coding sequence ATGTCAGTAATGAACTATAGAGCAGATATTGTCAGTGAAAATACAGACCTGGCAGAAGCATTAGCGTTAAAAAATATATTCTTAGTACAAGATATTGAGTCCCAAGCGCAACAATTAATTCAGATATCAATACCTGACGCGATCATGCTATTACATGATTTTCCATTACGTCATGTGCAGTCGTTATTAGATTTACTTGATGAGATGGGTGAAGAAGTCAGGGTGCGGCATCTCGCGAGTGGCTTAGGGCTATTATGTTCGGAAGTCGAGCCCGCAGGGCATTATTTGAAAAATGGTGTATTGAACCATGTACGTGAACGCGTGGGCTGGATTGTAGGTTTGGCATTACTCGGTATTGTTTCAGGACTTATTATCTCTCACTATGAAGATACGTTATCGCAATTGGTATTGTTAGCCATATATATGCCTGTGATTGCGGCTGCTGGTGGTAATACCGGATCACAAGCGGCTACATTAGTAGTGAGAGCGTTAGCGATGGAGGAGATACGTGGTCGTGATTGGTTTGCTGTACTGTGGAAAGAGTTCCGTATATCTTTGGTTGTCGCGAGTATTCTAGCTGTTGTCATCATTGGCCGTGTGATGTTCTTTAGTGATAGCAGTGCATTACCAGAGGGGATATTGCTTGAAGATATTGCATTAGCGATTGGTATTTCTATTTTATTGCAAGTCGTATTATCGACAACCGTCGGTGGTTTACTGCCACTTGTTGCGCGAATTTGTAAATTAGATCCTGCGGTACTCGTAAGCCCTGTGCTGGCGTCATTAGTTGATATTACCGGGATGATTATTTACTTCAAAACGGTGAACAGTATTCTTGGATTTACCTAG
- a CDS encoding GGDEF domain-containing protein encodes MPLALLDLFSIAIFTAIGLSFLAIIMVCIWIGNRRYDGVNNWLISSFIILAFAFIIAEKLWFLKLDGYISNEWLNVMLPNILLCFGVCQIPHGFHRFLQIKQSLFWLYASQFLIVAPLYAYGLLADTPMLFSIIVLSLSVTISLFFNCYYLFSYQAKQYGVTRLICILTCVLALVLNISRIILLLRAPSIVNSIELSTAIACINLLMGQCFLTFCYLMFCTQRNAFSLQHMSFIDPLANIYNRRGYQHAIAALAPHKEAAVMILDIDHFKAVNDEYGHAAGDLVIKDIAMIIAKECDSSCIYARTGGEEFSIYSPLISAKIVESIAESVRLTIMKHTIEKQNVLINVTASIGVGIGQSNNIFALEEEADKALYQAKRDGRNCTVMQLFVS; translated from the coding sequence ATGCCGTTAGCTTTATTAGACCTGTTTTCTATCGCTATTTTTACCGCAATTGGATTATCATTTCTAGCGATAATTATGGTGTGTATTTGGATTGGTAATCGCCGTTATGATGGCGTGAATAATTGGCTCATTTCTAGCTTTATCATATTAGCTTTTGCGTTTATTATTGCTGAAAAACTGTGGTTCTTGAAACTCGATGGTTATATCAGTAATGAATGGCTGAATGTGATGCTCCCAAATATATTATTATGTTTTGGTGTGTGTCAAATCCCTCATGGTTTCCATCGCTTTCTACAGATTAAACAATCTTTATTTTGGCTTTATGCGAGCCAGTTTTTGATTGTTGCCCCCTTGTATGCCTACGGGTTACTAGCTGACACTCCGATGTTATTCAGCATCATCGTACTCTCTTTATCAGTAACAATAAGCTTATTTTTTAACTGCTATTACTTGTTTAGTTACCAAGCAAAGCAATACGGTGTTACACGTCTTATTTGTATATTGACGTGCGTATTAGCCCTAGTGTTAAACATCAGTCGTATCATCTTGTTACTACGGGCGCCGAGTATTGTTAATAGCATCGAACTCTCTACGGCAATCGCTTGTATTAATTTGTTAATGGGACAGTGCTTTCTGACATTTTGTTATTTGATGTTTTGCACTCAGCGTAATGCATTTTCATTGCAGCATATGTCTTTTATTGATCCACTTGCCAATATTTATAACCGCCGCGGTTATCAGCATGCTATTGCGGCCTTAGCGCCACATAAAGAAGCAGCGGTGATGATTCTTGATATCGATCACTTTAAAGCCGTTAATGATGAGTATGGCCACGCAGCTGGCGACTTAGTGATTAAAGATATCGCGATGATTATTGCGAAAGAGTGTGATAGCTCTTGTATATATGCGCGTACAGGTGGTGAGGAATTTAGTATCTATTCACCTTTAATATCAGCCAAAATAGTAGAAAGCATCGCAGAGTCTGTTCGTCTTACAATCATGAAACACACGATTGAAAAACAAAACGTATTGATTAATGTGACTGCTAGTATTGGTGTCGGTATTGGTCAAAGCAATAATATCTTTGCATTGGAAGAAGAAGCGGATAAAGCGTTATATCAAGCTAAGAGGGATGGCCGAAATTGCACTGTGATGCAGCTATTTGTTTCGTAA
- the crr gene encoding PTS glucose transporter subunit IIA: protein MGLFDKLKKLVSDDSKDSNTLNIVSPLAGEIVAIEDVPDVIFAEKIVGDGIAINPTGNKLVAPVTGEIVKIYETNHAFAIRSDEGLEVLVHFGLDTVELRGEGFTRIAEEGQHINAGETIIEFDLALLTEKAKSVITPCIISNMDEIKSMEKISGSVVLGETIVLKVIKD from the coding sequence ATGGGATTATTCGATAAATTAAAAAAACTGGTTTCAGACGACAGTAAAGACAGCAATACGTTAAACATTGTTTCTCCACTTGCCGGTGAAATCGTTGCTATCGAAGATGTGCCAGATGTTATCTTTGCTGAGAAAATTGTTGGTGACGGTATCGCTATCAACCCAACTGGTAACAAACTAGTTGCGCCAGTAACAGGTGAGATCGTAAAAATTTACGAAACTAACCACGCATTCGCAATCCGTTCAGACGAAGGCCTAGAAGTTCTTGTTCACTTCGGTCTAGACACAGTTGAACTACGCGGTGAAGGCTTCACACGTATCGCTGAAGAAGGTCAACATATCAATGCTGGTGAAACTATCATTGAATTCGATCTAGCGCTACTAACTGAAAAAGCTAAATCAGTAATTACACCTTGCATCATCTCAAACATGGATGAAATCAAAAGCATGGAAAAAATCTCTGGTTCAGTTGTACTAGGCGAAACTATTGTTCTTAAAGTAATTAAAGACTAG